A genomic segment from Propioniciclava sp. MC1595 encodes:
- a CDS encoding aquaporin: MLFVIASGQPGFDAVASGLATNGYGDRSPGGYSLLAVLVAEVVLTAIFIWIILGVTSNKAPKGFAPLAIGLALTLIHLISIPVSNTSVNPARSLGVAWFAGADALMQVWAFIVAPIVGALIAGISYAALTGDRGDVAENEPVQRAATEA; encoded by the coding sequence GTGCTGTTCGTCATCGCCTCCGGCCAGCCGGGCTTCGACGCCGTCGCGTCAGGCCTCGCCACCAACGGCTACGGCGACCGCTCCCCCGGCGGCTACTCCCTGCTCGCCGTGCTCGTCGCCGAGGTCGTGTTGACCGCGATCTTCATCTGGATCATCCTCGGCGTCACCTCCAACAAGGCCCCCAAGGGCTTCGCCCCGCTGGCCATCGGCCTCGCGCTGACCCTGATCCACCTGATCTCCATCCCGGTGTCGAACACCTCGGTCAACCCGGCCCGTTCGCTGGGCGTGGCGTGGTTCGCGGGTGCGGACGCCCTCATGCAGGTCTGGGCGTTCATCGTGGCCCCGATCGTCGGCGCCCTGATCGCCGGCATCTCCTACGCCGCCCTGACCGGCGACCGTGGCGACGTGGCCGAGAACGAGCCCGTCCAGCGGGCGGCCACCGAGGCCTGA
- a CDS encoding ABC transporter substrate-binding protein, whose protein sequence is MKRILTGLAAATVGLAMLAGCSGGAGQAQAPAGDTIKIGVNFELSGDVATYGEANVQGIEMAAEEINQAGGIDGKQIELVKYDTKSDAAEATTLATKLMTQDKVITVIGPATSGGMKATIPVAEQNKIPVVSGSATADDVTVDATGVKQFAFRTCFNDSFQGTAAANYAVKKFDAKKAVILRDSSSDYSKGLADAFRTTFTEAGGEIVSEDAYAKGADNFNAVMTKFKGQQFDVIYLPGYYTEAGKAIKQARDLGVTQPILGGDGFDSPVLAEQAGAQLTDVYFTNHYSSADQDPKVQDFIKAFQAKYNTEPNAFNALGYDTMKFVADGVARASEKTGEGVQKALAETKDFAGVTGTFSVDENHNPVKAVVFIGYKDGEVAVTEKA, encoded by the coding sequence ATGAAGCGCATCCTCACCGGCCTCGCGGCCGCGACGGTCGGCCTCGCCATGCTCGCCGGTTGCTCCGGCGGTGCGGGCCAGGCTCAGGCCCCCGCCGGCGACACGATCAAGATCGGCGTCAACTTCGAGCTCTCCGGCGACGTGGCCACCTACGGCGAGGCCAACGTCCAGGGCATCGAGATGGCCGCCGAGGAGATCAACCAGGCCGGCGGCATCGACGGCAAGCAGATCGAGCTCGTCAAGTACGACACCAAGTCCGACGCCGCCGAGGCCACCACGCTGGCCACCAAGCTGATGACGCAGGACAAGGTCATCACGGTGATCGGCCCGGCCACCTCCGGCGGCATGAAGGCCACCATCCCCGTGGCCGAGCAGAACAAGATCCCGGTCGTGTCCGGCTCGGCGACCGCCGACGACGTGACGGTGGACGCCACCGGCGTGAAGCAGTTCGCCTTCCGCACCTGCTTCAACGACTCCTTCCAGGGCACCGCCGCGGCGAACTACGCGGTGAAGAAGTTCGACGCCAAGAAGGCCGTCATCCTGCGCGACAGCTCCAGCGACTACAGCAAGGGCCTGGCCGACGCGTTCCGCACCACCTTCACCGAGGCCGGCGGCGAGATCGTGTCCGAGGACGCCTACGCCAAGGGCGCCGACAACTTCAACGCGGTCATGACCAAGTTCAAGGGCCAGCAGTTCGACGTCATCTACCTGCCCGGGTACTACACCGAGGCCGGCAAGGCCATCAAGCAGGCCCGCGACCTCGGCGTCACCCAGCCCATCCTCGGTGGCGACGGCTTCGACTCCCCCGTGCTCGCCGAGCAGGCCGGCGCCCAGCTGACCGACGTGTACTTCACCAACCACTACAGCTCGGCCGACCAGGACCCGAAGGTCCAGGACTTCATCAAGGCCTTCCAGGCGAAGTACAACACCGAGCCGAACGCGTTCAACGCGCTGGGCTACGACACCATGAAGTTCGTCGCGGACGGCGTCGCGCGCGCCTCCGAGAAGACCGGTGAGGGCGTCCAGAAGGCCCTGGCCGAGACCAAGGACTTCGCCGGCGTCACCGGCACCTTCTCGGTCGACGAGAACCACAACCCGGTGAAGGCCGTCGTCTTCATCGGCTACAAGGACGGCGAGGTCGCCGTGACCGAGAAGGCCTGA